From the genome of Chionomys nivalis chromosome 9, mChiNiv1.1, whole genome shotgun sequence:
aaggtGGTCAAGGAACTGGTCCTCCTCAAAACCAGATGCAGGTGTCTCATGGGCCACCAAATATGATGCAACCCAGCCTCATGGGAATTCATGGCAACATAAACAACCAGCCTGCTGGTAGCTCTGGGGTTCCTCAGGTGACCCTGGGCAACatgcaaggccagcctcagcAGGGCCCACCATCTCAGCTGATGGGCATGCACCAACAGATTGTACCCTCTCAGGGCCAAATGGTCCAACAACAAGGAACTTTGAACCCTCAAAACCCTATGATCCTTTCAAGGGCCCAGCTTATGCCACAGGGCCAGATGATGGTGAACCCTCAGAACCAGAATCTTGGGCCTTCACCCCAAAGGATGACCCCACCCAAGCAGATGCTTCCCCAGCAGGGCCAACAAATGATGGCACCACATAACCAGATGATGGGGCCTCAGGGGCAAGTTTTGCTCCAGCAGAACCCAATGATAGAACAAATAATGACCAATCAGATGCAGGGGAATAAGCAGCAATTTAACACTCAGAACCAATCCAATGTCATGCCGGGACCAGCACAGATAATGAGGGGACCAACTCCGAACATGCAAGGAAACATGGTGCAATTTACAGGACAGATGTCAGGACAGATGCTGCCTCAGCAAGGGCCTGTAAACAATAGTCCACCTCAAGTTATGGGAATTCAGGGGCAGGTTCTGCGGCCACCAGGGCCCAGCCCACACATGGCCCAGCAGCATGGCGATCCTGCTACTACAGCAAATAATGATGTCAACTTGTCTCAGATGATGCCTGATGTTAGCATGCAACAAACCAACATGGTCCCCCAACATGTGCAGACCATGCAGGGAAACAGTGCTTCGGGAAACCACTTCTCAGGCCATGGAATGTCTTTCAATGCACCATTCAGTGGTGCACCCAATGGAAATCAGATGTCTTGTGGTCAAAATCCAGGCTTCCCAGTCAATAAGGATGTAACATTAACAAGCCCATTGTTGGTCAACTTATTGCAAAGTGACATTTCTGCAGGCCATTTTGGtgtaaacaataaacaaaataataccaatgcaaataaacCGAAGAAGAAGAAACCGCCTCGGAAGAAGAAAACTTGTCAACAAGATCTAAAGTAGGTTATAATCAGTTAACCTCAAATATTGCTCGTTTGTTTTTGTGTAGACatttattgatatttaaaattatgactGGCGATGTGGCTCAGTAGAATGCCTGTCTACCGTGCACAAGGTCTGGACATAAACCAGTTGTGGCAGTAGACTACTGTAACCCTAACAGGGTATGGTGGCAATAGAATCAAGAATTCATCctctaaaaatttaaatttaagaaagtACGGTAGGATGGTCTAGCAATTATCAGCTCATAGTCTATCTTGTATTCATCTGTactcttttccattttctctttgttttataaatatgtaaatttgcTTTGTAAATATGTCAGTGCCACTCTAAATGATATGGTTCTTTTATATAATCACAAAATAACATTAGTGtgcctaaaataatttttttgttgatttgggttttttgtttgtttgtttgttttgttttattttgagacagggtttctctgttgtagctctggctgtcccggaactcaatctgtagaccagactgggctcaaactcagagaccctactgcttctgcctcctgagtgctgggattaaagatgtgcgctacCACCCCTGAAAATTGTTTCTTAATAGTTTCCCAATAGTGTTcacattttttctgtttcttttttctcttatagTTTATTTGTTTAAGGATTCAAACAAGAGCAATACCTTCCAATTGTTTCATAGATCTCTTAATTCAGCAATCTCAGTGGGAGTAGTGTCCCTCAGCCTGAAAAGTGATCAGTGCTACTCACTGCCGTTCCACAGAGCTCAGACTTCAGGGTTATCCTGGCTCTTGGGGAATTTGAGAGACAAAATGTGTTTGGTGAAGGACAACTGCTCATGGAGATACTCTGCCACCTCTCAATTGAAggaaacatttacttatttatatgagTTTCTTATCTCTAAAAGCTTAAACACATGATTGCCCCTTTTAAATCAGTTTTCCATACAGTAAAAGTTCCCCAGAGGAGCTCTTTCATAAGCCACAATAAGAAAGATAATTAATAGTTACATTTCATATCCTAAAGCTACATATTCAGTTATGTTTCTAACTCTTGACTAAATGTTTCCTGAAAGGATATTGTCTAAGGTGGATTTTCAGCCTTTAATCATAAAACTGGAGTTCAGAGACATTATTAACAGGGACTGATGACTAACGAACATGAAGCAGTTTTAGACAAAGTGCTAGGCCACGTATGATGACTTAAACTTATTATCActgaggaagcaaagacaggaggcTTGTATGGGCTACATAGATCttagagagaaggggaaagattgATGACATAAagaccagagacagagagagagaaaactcaaaCACAGGAGCTTTGTTTAAATAAGCTTAACTGTTCACCTGAAGCTAGCTCCTTTAGCCAAGCCTATAGCATTCTTTGGTTTTAACCTATTGTAGTAACTTGCTACTTCTTGAATCTTAAAAGTCAATCATTGTGATTAGCAACATATGTTTTCATGAGTTCAGACTTAAATGTTCCACCTCGTTTTCTTATACCTGGTCCTCAGTTAAATTCCTGCTATTATCAACCTGTCTGACTAATTTTTTTTATGGTGATAGTTATTATTTTCTCTCTAATAGGCTGAAAAACAATGCAGTTATTTATTTGCCATAAGTACACATTTTTGCTCTTGTCGCCAGCCTCCTAAGAGATTTTTACTGTTCACTGAACATACTTTTTAAAGGACCTTGTACACCATCAGGGTTCCTAGGAAAAAGAGACAATAGACTTAATCGGAAGATAGCCTGCCTCTAGTTCTACTGTTAATTTACTGTGAAACCTGTCTTATACAATTATGGCTTGTTTTCACATCCATAATAAGAGGGGGACTGAAGCAGATAATTGAATTTGGTGGATttcgtttctttctttgttttagctgtaatttttttttaagtgaggatACCAGGAACTCCTCATTTGTGATTTGAAGTAAGGAATTATTTATGTAGGGAACAAAGTGACAATGATGTGATTATGTTTAGGGTCTGTTACATGCTCACAGTTTTGGGGGTTTTctcctctctattttttttttatgtgtatgggtattttggatatgtgtatgtctgtgcaccaatgtatgtgtgtctggttccacaagaggccagaaaagggtgtatggtctcctggatctggagtgatagttggttgtgagtcaccatgaatgtactggaaattaaacctggatcctctggaaaaacagccagtgctcgtgatctctgagccacatctctagtgttttttttttttttaaggaatttatGTGATTTATACAACTATTTAGAGTATAATGGAACAAAATACTATCTAAAAGTGAATGGATGACTGTAATCAGATCAAAGGGAAAGTAAGGTAGGAAAGAAAGGTACAACCGGGAATAAGAAACAAACCAAATGAAGAATGTAATTGATATGATTTCTCAAAAATGTGGATgttaaaccaggcagtggtggcacacacctttaatcccagcactcagtgttgacagaggtttctgtcccacccattCCTGTAGCTatttagttccaaagaaacagaggtctacattaattataaactggttgacctgttagctcaggcttcttattaactcttacatcttaaattaaaccataattcttatctgtgttagccacatggcttggtaccttgtctcagtgaggcattctcatcttgcttcctctgcatctgggtgacaattgcagactgagcctttcctcttcccagaattcttctagtctggtcgccccacctatacttcctgcctggctactggccagtcagcattttattaaaccaatacaagtgacaaatctttacaagatacaagaccattgtcccacagcatctcgggaggcagaggcagatggatctctgtaagtttgaagccagcctggtctctatagAGCAAATACACAGggaaaaccctgtctggaaaaaaaacaaaacaaagtagagAATGTGGAtgttagtaagagaaaagaaagttttcatttttttttccttttccactgAAATTCTAAGTTACAAAAAGAATCCTAATGCCAATGGTTATGTCTACAAGTGTTTGTTCTGAAGCAAAGGTAAACAACAAAGTTGTGTGTTTTTTCTGAACACCATCTGTACCAGTTACCTTACAGATGTTGAGTCATTGGCACCTGGTTTTAATTTAGTAGCCACACTGAATACTTGTTTTGCAGGAATAGCACTTCAGAATATTGGTAGCTCAAAATCCCAATCAATCATTAAAATACCTAAGGGGTGTACCATTATATGAAACATTGTATCAGAAATTAGAGGGAAACACTAAATTCAGTGCTAAGATTAAGTGAATTTTAAGACTTAATGAAATGGCCAGTTTACTCATGTCAACATTGAGTGTCCAGACTAGAAAGATATAAATCATAAGAATGACATATAAGCACATTGTAGTTGTAGGTAAGTATTCCTTATACAACTTACTTGATTTGTGCTGCTTATCTTTTAGCACCCCAGATAATCGTCCAGTTGGTCTAGAGGAGGCTGATCAACAGTCATTACCTGGAGAACAAGGAATCAGCTTGGACAACACAGGCCCTAAACTGCCAGAATTTTCAAACCGGCCACCAGgtaataaaatattaactaaaatTGCATACTTTGCATTGCGTATGCACCTTCTTTCTCTTCAAGGAAACGATAATGCTCTGCCTACTAACTAGTCTGCTTCAGAAATGTAATGTGTAAGCTCTGCATTGATATTTAAGTAAATACTTAAAGTATAACTTCTGTAAACATGCATGTCAGTTCACTCTTGCATGCCTGTTTAATTGGCTTCATTTTAAGTCCTCAAATCAGACTGAATAGAAAGTGCCTTTTTTTGATCAGCATTGTAGTTCTAGTTGGCAtcagaataaaatattataatatagaGAACTTTATACTGTATCTTGCTTGCCTGCAATTCTTTTCCTTAGACTTTCTCAAAGCAGAGAACTACTACTAGAATTTAAAACAAGGTgacttttttaataaaaattttattgtgaTTCTTTAAAACATAAGCAGTGTATGAAAAGTAACAAAATACATGTCAATATAACTACTGTCAACTTAATAGCTTATAATGAATAGTGCCAATAGTAATGAAGCCCCTTCTTTGATtatagaatgttttcttttaaatgttaaagGACGTAGGTttataaaaatctaaaatcaagccgggcggtggtggcgcctgcctttaatcccagcacttgggaggaagaggcaggcggatctctgtgagttcgagaccagcctggtctacagagctagtgccaggacaggctccaaaaccacagagaaaccctgtctcgaaaaaccaaaaaaaaaaaaaaaaaaaaaaaaaaaatctaaaatcattCTTCCCAACCCAGATACCACAATATCTCTGTCTGTTTTTTCTTGGCATAAACAATGACTTACAACTTTATTCTAGAATGACAAAGGTTCACAAGCCCTCTCCTATGGATATAAAGAGTTAattcagccagcctggtctacaaaaaaaagttccaggacagccaaggagaCACAGAgatctttcatttttatatttcaaaagtatATTCATTCTGATGTCAAGACTTGATGTTACTTATTACAGACTGCTTAGCATACTAGAGTTGTCACTCATGAGCCTGATAGGTAGTCTCTAGTCCTTGGTGAATATGTTCAGAAGACATTGTGAGCAGGAAGGTAGGTCCCTCTTACCTCAGGCATCTGAACTCTTGTGTGGATTCCAAAATTCCTTTAAACATTTATTGCCTCCTTTCTGCAGTCTGGGAACCTGCAGCCTGAATTTGGCCTTTAATGGATTTGAATTGCTATTGGTGTCTAAACAAATACCTGAGTTTAATTCACTTTAGAAATAGTCAGTTGCTCTGTAGTTGAGCAGTGGTTTATGCAGCCTAATTTCTTTTCGACTGCCTGGCCCGTAAAGTCATAAGGGCTTTGTATTCCTTGACTAAAATGTAGTTATTGATTATGTTATGGGACATTGTGTGTACCTGGCTTTCCCTCTCAATCCCAATCATCTTCCTATCACTAAGCCCCTTCAGgctgtgtagtaggagctgcgggctgtgttcctgccgccccagctcctggtcgcctggctagcttatgccccgaaataacaacacacaaactgtattcttttaaacactgcttggcccattagctctagcccttactggctaattctcatatcccaatcaacccatctctaataatctgtgtagcaccagtcttaccgggaaagattcagcatgtctgacctggcagcttgcttcatcgtgttTGCCCCAGAGAAGAGcggcatcgcatctggctctgagaggagctgtcctgcatctgagctcacttcctcttcctcccagcattctgttctgttttctccacccacctaaaggctggcctatcaaatgggccaaggcagtttctttattagccaatgaccttcctccatcagggctgTTTCCTCCAGCTTCTGAATGGTTCCTTTAAGCCTTTAGCTCTGACCTCTGAGAGGCTGTTGTGTATGCATATTACTGTCTTTGGTGTTTATTGTGCTGTCTGATAAACTCACTTTAAAGATGAAAAGCATCTGTATTATAACCTTGACACAAACAAACTTTTTCAGAAATTACAGTTTTCTTAATGTAGAAGCCCCAGACTGACTATATAAGAACCTGTTGTGTTTTACCCCTTGGAATGCCAGATTTACAAATGTCAAGAAGTTACTTGggcctaaaacaaaacaaaaacgaaaacaaaggattttaaagaaaatattcaaaaattgaaccaggtgtggtggcacacgcctatctatagtcccagcatttgcagggtggaggcaggagagttagcagttcaagatcatcctcagctatatgagtttaaggccaacctgggatacttgagaccctgtcaccaaaaaccaaagacaaacaaataaaaaacaacttcaGAACTGGAGTCTGCTCGTTGGTACCATGGAAGTCTTTACCTAGAAGACAATAACTCTGTTGAGCACAGAGTTTGACCAAAGTGTTTGGTAGCCGCTCTAAGAAAATCTTGACCCAGAATTTCTTCCAGCTGCCAGAGCCACTTATTCATATTCTTGCACTTTCTGGAAACCTTCCAAATTATTTTTCATGCCACAGTGGAATAAATGCAATTATGGAATCACATCCCCAGCATATGCCCATTTTCCCACTCTGAACCGCCATGattcttgttttaatttgaatCTTTCTTCCCTTTATGCTGATTGTATAAAGTTTTTATTCAGAAACTTCAAGTAAATCATTATAAAAGAGGGAATCATAATAGATGTTGCCTTCTGCAAATCTAGAAGgtattgtttttcaaaatttttatcccCAAACTACTTTTTATTCCTGAGGTTTGTGCTTCTGGCTTTATTATTTTACAATTGTGGAttcataaaaaatacttttccaaataaaatttctATATACGAAAGTAAATAGAGAcgaatatacataaaaatttaatacTTCATATTATTTCAACGTAACAATCAGTCTTTATACTCTCTGTTTATTAAACTGATGCCACCTAGGGACAGTACAATACATTCAGTTTTCCCCCAAAGGATGGAACCCAAAGGATACAAAATGGTATATGGAGACCACGGACCAGAATGATTAAAATCCCAttttaaagaactcaaaaaaaaaaatatcaatcctAGAATTATATCTTTTACTTTGATTGAAGGAATAAAAGGGCTGTTTTCATCAAAACCAAGTCTTGAGAAAAATAAGTCCTCTGCTACGAGAAAAAGTGATTTCTAAATATGTTATTTCATATACACAGTGAGTTActgattattttgattatttctacATGAAACCTAAATGACTGGGCAGCCAGCCATTTGCTGTTGATAGAATTTTCTCTCTTCATGTTCAGCTCATAGATTTATAGCACATAACACAGTCTTAATACAGTAATGCTTCATTCGCAGCCTAAAGGGGCTTCATATTCTTAATGCTTTGCTTTTTGCTTCCCTAAGCAGCATGCCCCCTTGCTTGTATCAGATAATAAGGGGCTGTCCTGGGAGCAGCATGCCTGAGCTGTTTGTGCACAGTCTGCTACCTCTGAGTACTGCTTAGCTATACTCTATAGGTAGCAAAGTTTTCTTGCTGAAAATCTAACTTCCCTGATTTTGGGGGGCTTATTTTAGGTTATCCTACTCAACCAGTTGAACAGAGGCCAATGCAACAGATGCCTCCTCAACTCATGCAACATGTGGCACccccaccacagccaccacagcagCAGCCACAACCACAActgcctcagcagcagcagcagcagccaccaccacctagtcAGCCACagtctcagcagcagcagcagcagcaacaacaacaaatgatgATGATGCTCATGATGCAGCAAGATCCTAAATCCATTAGGCTTCCAGTCTCCCAAAATGTCCATCCTCCACGGGGTCCTCTGAACCCAGACTCTCAGAGAATGCCCATGCAGCCAAGTGGCAATGTACCTGTCATGGTTAGTTTGCAAGGACCTGCctctgtgccaccatcacctgatAAACAAAGAATGCCAATGTCTGTGAATACTCCATTGGGAAATAATTCAAGGAAAATGGTATACCAGGAGAACCCACAGAATTCCTCTAGCTCACCACTAGGAGAGATGTCCTCACTTCCTGAAGCTAGTAGCAGTGAAGTACCGTCTGTTTCAGGAGGCCCAAATAACATGCCCTCACATTTAGTAGTTTCTCAGAATCAGTTAATGATGGCAGGGCCCAAATCGGGACCATCTCCCCTTTCAGCAACTCAAGGTGCAACTCCCCAACAACCTCCTGTAAATTCCTTACCTAGCTCCCATGGCCACCACTTTCCAAATGTTGCTGCTCCAACCCAGACATCTAGGCCTAAAACTCCAAACAGAGCCAGCCCCAGACCCTATTATCCTCAAACACCCAACAACCGCCCTCCTAGTACAGAACCTTCAGAAATTAGTCTGTCACCAGAAAGACTGAATGCCTCCATAGCAGGACTCTTTCCTCCACAGATTAATATTCCTTTACCTCCCAGGCCAAATTTAAATAGGGGCTTTGATCAACAGGGCTTGAATCCAACAACTCTGAAGGCCATCGGGCAAGCACCTTCAAATCTTACTATAAATAATCCTCCTAACTTTGCTGCCCCACAAGCTCATAAATTAGATTCTGTAGTGGTGAATTCTGGAAAACAGTCTAATCCTGGAACAACAAAACGGGCAAGTCCAAGCAACAGTCGCAGGTCTAGTCCTGGATCCAGTAGGAAAACTACCCCAAGTCCCGGGAGGCAAAACTCAAAAGCCCCTAAACTTACTCTGGCTTCTCAACCAAGCACAACCCTGATGCAGAACGTGGAGCTGCCTAGGAATGTGTTGGTCAGTCCAAATCCAATTGCCAATCCCCCTTTATCCGGAAACTTTCCTAACAATAGCGGGCTTAATCCCCAGACTCCCACCGTACCTGTGCCTGCAGTGGGGACTGTTCTTGAGGATAACAAAGAGAGTTTGAACGTTCCTCAGGACAGTGATTGCCAGAATTCCCAGGGTAGGAAGGAGCAGGTAAACGTTGAGGTGAAAGCAGTCTCTACTCAAGAAGCTAAAATGGTTGTCCCTGAAGATCAATCCAAAAAGGATGGGCAACCTTTGGATTCTAACAAACTCCCCAGTGTTGAAGAGAACAAAAATTTGATATCTCCTGCCATGAGAGAAGCACCAACATCATTAAGCCAACTTCTTGACAACTCTGGAGCTCCTAATGTGACCATTAAACCCCCTGGGCTTACAGATCTGGAAGTAGCACCTCCAGTTGTTTCAGGAGAGGACCTCAAAAAAGCATCTGTCATTCCCACACTGCAGGATCCGTCTTCTAAAGAACCCTCTAATTCCTTAAACTTACCTCACAGTAATGAGCCGTGTTCAACCCTTGCGCATCCAGAATTGAGTGAGGTGAGCTCTAATGTTGCACCAAGCATCCCTCCAGTAATGTCAAGACCTGTCagctcttcctccatttctactCCTTTGCCCCCAAACCAAATAACTGTATTTGTTACC
Proteins encoded in this window:
- the Ncoa6 gene encoding nuclear receptor coactivator 6 isoform X4; protein product: MVLDDLPNFEDIYTSLCSSTMEDSEVDFDSGLEDDDTKSDNILEDSTIFVAFKGNIDDKDFKWKLDAILKNVPNLLHMESSKLKVQKVEPWNSVRVTFNIPREAAERLRILAQSNNQQLRDLGILSVQIEGEGAINLALGQNRSQDVRMNGPMASGNSVRMEAGFPMASGPGLIRMTSPATVMMPQGGNMSSSMMAPGPSPELQPRTPRPASHSDAMDPLLSGLHIQQQSHPSGSLPPAHHPMQPVPVNRQMNPANFPQLQQQQQQQQQQQQQQQQQQQQQQLQTRPPQQHQQQQPQGIRPQFTAPTQVPVPPGWNQLPSGALQPPPAQGSLGTMTANQGWKKAPLPSPMQQQLQARPSLATVQTPSHPPPPYPFGSQQASQAHTNFPQMSNPGQFTAPQMKSLQGGPSRVPTPLQQPHLTNKSPASSPSSFQQGSPASSPTVNQTQQQMGPRPPQNNPLPQGFQQPVSSPGRNPMVQQGNVPPNFMVMQQQPPNQGPQSLHPGLGGQANPNFMQGQVPSTTATTPGNSGALQLQANQNVQHAGGQGTGPPQNQMQVSHGPPNMMQPSLMGIHGNINNQPAGSSGVPQVTLGNMQGQPQQGPPSQLMGMHQQIVPSQGQMVQQQGTLNPQNPMILSRAQLMPQGQMMVNPQNQNLGPSPQRMTPPKQMLPQQGQQMMAPHNQMMGPQGQVLLQQNPMIEQIMTNQMQGNKQQFNTQNQSNVMPGPAQIMRGPTPNMQGNMVQFTGQMSGQMLPQQGPVNNSPPQVMGIQGQVLRPPGPSPHMAQQHGDPATTANNDVNLSQMMPDVSMQQTNMVPQHVQTMQGNSASGNHFSGHGMSFNAPFSGAPNGNQMSCGQNPGFPVNKDVTLTSPLLVNLLQSDISAGHFGVNNKQNNTNANKPKKKKPPRKKKTCQQDLNTPDNRPVGLEEADQQSLPGEQGISLDNTGPKLPEFSNRPPGYPTQPVEQRPMQQMPPQLMQHVAPPPQPPQQQPQPQLPQQQQQQPPPPSQPQSQQQQQQQQQQMMMMLMMQQDPKSIRLPVSQNVHPPRGPLNPDSQRMPMQPSGNVPVMVSLQGPASVPPSPDKQRMPMSVNTPLGNNSRKMVYQENPQNSSSSPLGEMSSLPEASSSEVPSVSGGPNNMPSHLVVSQNQLMMAGPKSGPSPLSATQGATPQQPPVNSLPSSHGHHFPNVAAPTQTSRPKTPNRASPRPYYPQTPNNRPPSTEPSEISLSPERLNASIAGLFPPQINIPLPPRPNLNRGFDQQGLNPTTLKAIGQAPSNLTINNPPNFAAPQAHKLDSVVVNSGKQSNPGTTKRASPSNSRRSSPGSSRKTTPSPGRQNSKAPKLTLASQPSTTLMQNVELPRNVLVSPNPIANPPLSGNFPNNSGLNPQTPTVPVPAVGTVLEDNKESLNVPQDSDCQNSQGRKEQVNVEVKAVSTQEAKMVVPEDQSKKDGQPLDSNKLPSVEENKNLISPAMREAPTSLSQLLDNSGAPNVTIKPPGLTDLEVAPPVVSGEDLKKASVIPTLQDPSSKEPSNSLNLPHSNEPCSTLAHPELSEVSSNVAPSIPPVMSRPVSSSSISTPLPPNQITVFVTSNPITTSSNTSAALPTNLHSALMSTVVTMPNVGNKVMVSEGQSAAQSNARPQFITPVFINSSSIIQVMKGSQPSTIPATPLTTNSGLMPPSVAVVGPLHIPQNIKFSSAPVAPTVPSSSPAPNIQTGRPLVLSSRAAPVQLPSPPCTSSPAVAPNPPVQQVKEFNPDEASPQMNTSADQSTLLSPQPTTVVSPLVTNSPGSSANRRSPVSSSKGKGKVDKIGQILLTKACKKVTGSLEKGEEQCGADGDTEGPGLETTTPGLMGTEQCSTELDSKTPTPSAPTLLKMTSSPMGPTSTSTGPILPGGALPTSVRSIVTTLVPSELISTTPTTKGNHGGIASEPLAGGLVEEKVGSHPELLPSIAPSPTLVPKEPPATALQGPIARPELEANAAIVSGQSSEPKEVVEKSKTPSRRNSRTEEPTVASESVENGHRKRSSRPASASSSTKDITGAVQSKRRKSK
- the Ncoa6 gene encoding nuclear receptor coactivator 6 isoform X3, with the protein product MVLDDLPNFEDIYTSLCSSTMEDSEVDFDSGLEDDDTKSDNILEDSTIFVAFKGNIDDKDFKWKLDAILKNVPNLLHMESSKLKVQKVEPWNSVRVTFNIPREAAERLRILAQSNNQQLRDLGILSVQIEGEGAINLALGQNRSQDVRMNGPMASGNSVRMEAGFPMASGPGLIRMTSPATVMMPQGGNMSSSMMAPGPSPELQPRTPRPASHSDAMDPLLSGLHIQQQSHPSGSLPPAHHPMQPVPVNRQMNPANFPQLQQQQQQQQQQQQQQQQQQQQQQLQTRPPQQHQQQQPQGIRPQFTAPTQVPVPPGWNQLPSGALQPPPAQGSLGTMTANQGWKKAPLPSPMQQQLQARPSLATVQTPSHPPPPYPFGSQQASQAHTNFPQMSNPGQFTAPQMKSLQGGPSRVPTPLQQPHLTNKSPASSPSSFQQGSPASSPTVNQTQQQMGPRPPQNNPLPQGFQQPVSSPGRNPMVQQGNVPPNFMVMQQQPPNQGPQSLHPGLGAGQANPNFMQGQVPSTTATTPGNSGALQLQANQNVQHAGGQGTGPPQNQMQVSHGPPNMMQPSLMGIHGNINNQPAGSSGVPQVTLGNMQGQPQQGPPSQLMGMHQQIVPSQGQMVQQQGTLNPQNPMILSRAQLMPQGQMMVNPQNQNLGPSPQRMTPPKQMLPQQGQQMMAPHNQMMGPQGQVLLQQNPMIEQIMTNQMQGNKQQFNTQNQSNVMPGPAQIMRGPTPNMQGNMVQFTGQMSGQMLPQQGPVNNSPPQVMGIQGQVLRPPGPSPHMAQQHGDPATTANNDVNLSQMMPDVSMQQTNMVPQHVQTMQGNSASGNHFSGHGMSFNAPFSGAPNGNQMSCGQNPGFPVNKDVTLTSPLLVNLLQSDISAGHFGVNNKQNNTNANKPKKKKPPRKKKTCQQDLNTPDNRPVGLEEADQQSLPGEQGISLDNTGPKLPEFSNRPPGYPTQPVEQRPMQQMPPQLMQHVAPPPQPPQQQPQPQLPQQQQQQPPPPSQPQSQQQQQQQQQQMMMMLMMQQDPKSIRLPVSQNVHPPRGPLNPDSQRMPMQPSGNVPVMVSLQGPASVPPSPDKQRMPMSVNTPLGNNSRKMVYQENPQNSSSSPLGEMSSLPEASSSEVPSVSGGPNNMPSHLVVSQNQLMMAGPKSGPSPLSATQGATPQQPPVNSLPSSHGHHFPNVAAPTQTSRPKTPNRASPRPYYPQTPNNRPPSTEPSEISLSPERLNASIAGLFPPQINIPLPPRPNLNRGFDQQGLNPTTLKAIGQAPSNLTINNPPNFAAPQAHKLDSVVVNSGKQSNPGTTKRASPSNSRRSSPGSSRKTTPSPGRQNSKAPKLTLASQPSTTLMQNVELPRNVLVSPNPIANPPLSGNFPNNSGLNPQTPTVPVPAVGTVLEDNKESLNVPQDSDCQNSQGRKEQVNVEVKAVSTQEAKMVVPEDQSKKDGQPLDSNKLPSVEENKNLISPAMREAPTSLSQLLDNSGAPNVTIKPPGLTDLEVAPPVVSGEDLKKASVIPTLQDPSSKEPSNSLNLPHSNEPCSTLAHPELSEVSSNVAPSIPPVMSRPVSSSSISTPLPPNQITVFVTSNPITTSSNTSAALPTNLHSALMSTVVTMPNVGNKVMVSEGQSAAQSNARPQFITPVFINSSSIIQVMKGSQPSTIPATPLTTNSGLMPPSVAVVGPLHIPQNIKFSSAPVAPTVPSSSPAPNIQTGRPLVLSSRAAPVQLPSPPCTSSPAVAPNPPVQQVKEFNPDEASPQMNTSADQSTLLSPQPTTVVSPLVTNSPGSSANRRSPVSSSKGKGKVDKIGQILLTKACKKVTGSLEKGEEQCGADGDTEGPGLETTTPGLMGTEQCSTELDSKTPTPSAPTLLKMTSSPMGPTSTSTGPILPGGALPTSVRSIVTTLVPSELISTTPTTKGNHGGIASEPLAGGLVEEKVGSHPELLPSIAPSPTLVPKEPPATALQGPIARPELEANAAIVSGQSSEPKEVVEKSKTPSRRNSRTEEPTVASESVENGHRKRSSRPASASSSTKDITGAVQSKRRKSK